A stretch of Bradyrhizobium diazoefficiens DNA encodes these proteins:
- a CDS encoding AEC family transporter, protein MRSVAAMSALKLLAMPAVAFVLAKLLNLPPIVTGVVVLFAAMPTGANAYIFAVQYQRLVNPGLGSGGAVHAAGGGDVAGDGGGGQVSRAKILLLHAKVTILR, encoded by the coding sequence ATGAGAAGCGTCGCCGCGATGAGCGCGCTCAAGCTGCTGGCGATGCCGGCGGTCGCGTTCGTGCTCGCAAAGCTGTTGAACCTGCCGCCGATCGTGACAGGCGTGGTCGTGCTGTTCGCGGCGATGCCGACCGGCGCCAACGCCTACATCTTTGCGGTGCAGTATCAGCGCCTGGTGAACCCCGGTCTCGGGTCCGGTGGCGCTGTGCACGCTGCTGGCGGCGGTGACGTTGCTGGTGATGGTGGTGGTGGCCAGGTAAGCCGCGCCAAGATTTTGCTTTTGCACGCAAAGGTAACTATCCTGCGGTGA
- a CDS encoding nuclear transport factor 2 family protein yields the protein MLDVIKRAYAARGDGDVKGLVAEFHPEGLFNLIGDNSALHLTGRVQGTQPLLAAFGQFIAHFAFEKREILAELVEGNSAAIRSRLVIRHAPSGKVFNTEVLDLFKFQDGKIIELTEFADTALIKAIIV from the coding sequence ATGCTCGACGTCATCAAGCGCGCCTACGCTGCGCGCGGTGATGGCGACGTCAAGGGCCTGGTGGCAGAGTTTCATCCCGAGGGCCTGTTCAACCTGATCGGCGACAACAGCGCACTGCACCTGACAGGACGTGTGCAAGGCACCCAGCCATTGCTTGCGGCCTTCGGTCAATTCATCGCGCACTTCGCCTTCGAGAAACGCGAGATCCTGGCCGAACTGGTTGAGGGAAATTCTGCTGCCATACGGTCCCGCCTTGTCATCCGACACGCTCCAAGCGGGAAGGTTTTCAACACCGAAGTCCTGGATCTTTTCAAGTTCCAGGACGGCAAAATCATCGAGCTGACCGAGTTCGCGGACACCGCGCTCATCAAAGCCATCATTGTCTGA
- a CDS encoding glyoxalase superfamily protein yields the protein MAGTIQFQQVIPILRIFDVPKADEFYLGFLGFGVDWEHRFDANAPLYRQISRNGLVLHLSEHHGDGSPGVQLRVMMQGVREFNREINAKGYRYMRPGLETTEWGTIESSVIDPFGNMIRFCERIERQETSVVSTT from the coding sequence ATGGCGGGTACGATCCAATTCCAGCAGGTCATCCCGATCCTGCGTATTTTCGACGTTCCGAAAGCTGACGAGTTCTACCTCGGCTTCTTGGGCTTTGGCGTCGATTGGGAGCATCGGTTCGACGCGAATGCGCCGCTGTACCGGCAGATTTCTCGAAACGGGCTTGTCCTGCATCTGAGTGAACATCACGGAGACGGCTCGCCGGGCGTGCAGCTGCGGGTCATGATGCAGGGTGTTCGTGAGTTCAATCGCGAGATCAACGCGAAGGGATACCGCTACATGCGCCCGGGCCTGGAGACGACGGAATGGGGCACGATCGAATCCAGCGTTATCGATCCGTTCGGGAATATGATCCGCTTCTGCGAGCGGATCGAACGGCAGGAAACGTCGGTCGTCTCCACGACGTAG
- a CDS encoding SHOCT domain-containing protein: MQQLTDEGRRIVDDVARRHGFSSDAVLCMLLAVSAGYGNQAQFNHPEFGGMGQWSMGGMIMIGDMFNNYLKGRVDSLCQELSSLIQGQPLFQIPAQSQSQSQGGGGGGGWQGQSGGSHQQQSNGYGNTGASLFVPAASNNWWPADLGMAGSTGGQNNLRYAYFPAARRLAVDINGQVSVYDTGQHQIGGFSQQQSGDQSITFTSQFGLVRLADLPRVNPMNRSMNTGAAPQQSYASQPDPWVQPAQSAPPPMPAPPPPPPPPIASSMASSPPNQFGAPPVQHDEIVSLIEKLAELHKKCILTDSEYEAKKAELLSRL; the protein is encoded by the coding sequence ATGCAACAATTGACGGACGAAGGTCGGCGGATCGTCGATGATGTGGCGCGCCGGCACGGATTTTCGAGTGACGCCGTATTGTGCATGCTGCTCGCGGTGTCGGCCGGTTACGGCAACCAGGCCCAGTTCAATCATCCCGAATTCGGCGGCATGGGCCAATGGTCGATGGGCGGGATGATCATGATCGGCGACATGTTCAACAACTACCTGAAGGGCCGTGTCGATTCGCTGTGCCAGGAATTGTCGAGCCTGATCCAGGGCCAACCGCTGTTCCAGATCCCCGCCCAAAGCCAGAGCCAATCCCAAGGCGGCGGTGGTGGCGGCGGCTGGCAGGGCCAGAGCGGAGGCAGCCACCAGCAGCAAAGCAACGGCTACGGCAACACCGGCGCGAGCCTTTTCGTACCCGCAGCATCGAACAATTGGTGGCCCGCCGATCTCGGCATGGCCGGTTCGACCGGCGGCCAGAACAATCTGCGCTATGCCTATTTTCCCGCGGCGCGACGGCTGGCCGTCGACATCAATGGTCAGGTATCGGTCTATGATACCGGCCAGCACCAGATCGGCGGTTTTTCGCAACAGCAAAGCGGCGATCAGTCGATCACCTTCACCAGTCAGTTCGGGCTGGTGCGCCTCGCCGACCTGCCGCGGGTCAACCCCATGAACAGGAGCATGAATACGGGCGCCGCCCCGCAGCAGAGCTATGCCAGCCAACCCGATCCCTGGGTGCAGCCCGCGCAGAGCGCGCCGCCGCCGATGCCAGCGCCGCCACCGCCTCCGCCACCGCCCATAGCGAGTTCAATGGCGAGTTCGCCGCCGAACCAGTTCGGCGCACCGCCCGTGCAGCACGACGAGATCGTCTCGCTGATCGAAAAGCTCGCCGAACTGCACAAGAAGTGCATCCTGACGGATAGCGAGTACGAAGCGAAGAAGGCCGAATTGCTCAGCCGGCTCTGA